Sequence from the Planctomycetota bacterium genome:
CCGACGCGTCCTCGGCCAGGCCTCGAACGCCCCGTCAATCACCATCGGCACGATGGGAACGCCCGCCCGGGCCGCTATCGCCGCCGGACCGCCGTGCATCGGCCCGATGGACCCGTCGCGGGTCCGCGTCCCCTCGGGGAACATCAGGACCACGCCGCCTGCCTTGAGGCGACGCAGCGCTTCCTTGACCGCCGCCAGGTCCGCGGTGCCGCGCCGAACCGGAAACGCATACAGGCTCCCGATTAGCCACCGGAACGGTGCAAACCGGAAAAGCGATTCCCGGGCCATGGGGTGAAAGGCCCGCGGCATGCCCACGGCCGCCAGGATCGGGTCCAGGTAACTCTGGTGGTTCGCGACCACCAGCACGCCGCCCGTCCGCGGAAATCGCCGACGATGGTGCACCCGCAGACCGAACACGAGCACGAACAGAAACCCCGCCACCTGCTGCCACAACCGATACCAGACGAGGCGAAGGCCCTTCACGGCGTCTCCTTGGTTC
This genomic interval carries:
- a CDS encoding lysophospholipid acyltransferase family protein, translating into MKGLRLVWYRLWQQVAGFLFVLVFGLRVHHRRRFPRTGGVLVVANHQSYLDPILAAVGMPRAFHPMARESLFRFAPFRWLIGSLYAFPVRRGTADLAAVKEALRRLKAGGVVLMFPEGTRTRDGSIGPMHGGPAAIAARAGVPIVPMVIDGAFEAWPRTRR